The DNA segment TGACAACTGTcaagttttaattaaatttttgtcaGAACTCACTAGAGGGCCAACCTTACTGAATTTTACCCTAAACCATATGGAAACAACTTGGAAATGTTTGGTTGGagtttttcaattcctttggccCAAACCTGTAGAATATCTCAATATTTACAATTTAACAATAGTTGAAAGCATCAGTAAAGAAGTTTTTATTTATCATGAAACAACACTGAAAGCACTGAATATTGAACATGTTATAaacagagtttttattttttcacagacaGCATTATACACAGTGTTTTCTGAGATGACTGTTCCGATGTTAACCATATCAGACACACCTTTTGTACACATGCTTTGTCCTCAGAAACCAAGCAAATTTACGTTTTTGAACTTCACCCAGAATATTTTTACGGatagtgtttttcaaaattgCCACACTTTAGCTAGATTGGAGACACTTATTCtacaaaagaatgaattaaaagaCCTTTTCAAAGTAGGTCTCATGACTAAGGGTATGCTCTCTTTGGAAATACTGGATGTTAGCTGGAATTCTTTGGAATATGATAGACATGATGGAAATTGCACTTGGGTTGGGAGTATAGTGGTGTTAAATTTATCTTCAAATATACTTACGGACTCTGTTTTCAGATGTTTACCTCCCAGGGTCAAGGTTCTTGATCTCCACAATAACAGAATCAGGAGCAtccctaaagatgtcaccagtcTAGAAACTTTGCAAGAACTCAATGTTGCTTCCAATTCTTTAGCCCACCTTCCTGGATGTGGTACCTTTAGCAGCCTTTCCATACTGATCATTGACTATAATTCAGTCTCCAACCCATCAGCTGATTTCTTCCAGAGCTGCCAGAAGATTAGCTCCCTAAAAGCAGGGAACAATCCATTCCAATGTACATGTGAGTTAAGAGACTTTATCCAAAGTGTAGGCCAAGTATCAAGTGAAGTGGTAGAGGGTTGGCCTGATTCTTATAAGTGTGATTATCCAGAAAGCTATAAGGGAACCCCACTAAAGGACTTCCATGTATCTCAATTATCCTGCAACACAGCTCTGCTGATTGTCACCATTGGGGTCCCTGGGCTGGTATTGGCTGTTACCATGACTGTCCTCTGTATCTACTTGGATCTACCCTGGTATCTCAGGATGGTGTTTCAGTGGACCCAGACCCGGCGCAGGGCTAGGAATGTACCCTTAGGAGAACTCCAAAGAGCTCTCCAGTTCCATGCTTTTATTTCATACAGTGAACATGATTCTGCCTGGGTGAAGAATGAACTTGTACCTTGtctagaaaaagaagatataagaatttgTCTCCATGAGAGAAACTTTGTTCCTGGCAAGAGCATCGTGGAAAATATCATAAACTGCATTGAGAAAAGTTACAAGTCCATCTTTGTTTTGTCTCCCAACTTTGTCCAGAGTGAGTGGTGCCATTATGAACTCTACTTTGCCCACCACAATCTCTTCCATGAAGGATCTAATAACTTaatcctgatcttactggaaccCATTCCACAGAACAGCATTCCTGGCAAGTATCACAAGCTGAGGGCTCTCATGGCACAGAGAACTTATTTGGAATGGCCCAAGGAGAAGAGCAAACATGGACTTTTTTGGGCTAATATTAGAGCtgcttttaatattaaattaatactaGTCACTGAAAATGATGATgtgaaagcttaaaaaaataaaaagatcagaaGTCCAACTTAAGAAACCATCATTAACTTGGATTCTGATGGACACTGTGCTTTCAAGTTATTGTGGATGCTGCCTCCATTATCTCCATGCATTCAGGAAACACTTAACGAAAACTGTTTCAGTTGAACTGGGAACCAGACTGGGGGCTGTGGTGGTGCTCTAACGTGCTGATGACAGGTAGCTCAGTCTCTTCTGGTTGAACCATTCTGTTTCAAATTGAAACAAGCTCTTTTGAGTAAATGCTCAGTCGTTCAAGGACctttcccctctcttctcctttccccagAGGATTCTGTGTGAGCAGGAGTTTATGAGACTTCATGGCAGCAAGGAAAGAGTCAACCTCAGAACTCTAGGCAGTGGTGCTTGGAGTGTCCTGTGGATCCTCATCGGCCTCTGGTCGGCTCTGTTATCCTGCTCTACTTTGGGACTGGGGGAAAATTAGACCAGATATGGAAaataaagatacttttttttttcttcacatctgAGTAATAGTTTATAAAATGTTTGACTTTGCTATACAAATATGCAATTAATCAGTAGCGACTCATGGCATTGGTAGTCTATGTATATAAAGGGAAATAGAGTCTTAGTCATAGGCTGTTGAAGCCAAAGACATGATTTACTGGCTTACCAAGGAAACTCAGAGCCAAATTTATTTGTTACCGATTGAATAGGAGTTATATGGTTGTGTTAGAATTTTGGCGAATGCCTCAAAGCTGACAAAAGGCAGTAAATACAGTAAATATCACCACATTTTAAACAGATATTAGACACAGCCAGGCTGGAATCACTAAAAAATAGCAGAAAGAGGTCAGTAACTATCAACTCATATTACCCATTTTCAGAAGACTGGCTTCAAAAGGGTGATTAGAGAGTCATTAAGTAGAGGTTCTAGACTTATGGGGAAGTTGCTTTGGATTTCTTCCAAAGGCAAACGAGATGGGCTCTAAGCTTAGGAGAAGGGTAACCTCACATCCTACTCCCAGCCTGAAAGCTTGCAGAATAACAGGAATGCACAGGTCCAGTGCGGCAGACAGAGTATGGAGTGAGAGCTCTTGGAAGAGCTGGATGAGTGTCACCTATTGGCAAACAGTGCTTTGCAAAtataggtgcttgataaatatttgttgaatgaatggatgagtgctTCTCACCTGGAGAATTCAGGAGGTAAGAGGGTGGCTTGGGCAGCCCAAAATGGCAGgatggggaaagaaaggaagcagtGATTGCAACCTACCCTTCCATTATTTGGCATGGCAGAAGTGCTGTGGATTTCCTGTGGGCCATAATGACCATGGGAAGGGTATCTGGGCTTGAGTTGTCATGATATGACCCTAGCTAATAGGGCAGCCTGTTGTGCAAAGGGACAATACTGCTAAGAGGCAAGGGGTTAGGGAGAAGAAGCACATGACTTGGGGGGTCAGGGGGGTGCTGCAAGAGGTCAGCCAGAGAATGTGCCACTTGCATCAAAGAGCTGTGCAATGTGGGATCCCCCCAAGGCCTCTGAATGACCCACAGATGCATCCTGTGAAAGAGCCAACGTTTGGACTCCACCATAATCAGAGGCAGAGGCATGGTGGCCTGCCTGCCTTATCCAGTAATTAATTGCAGGGAGACTTGCTCCTTTTTCTCTAATACTCTCTTCACTTGCAGTGGCCTGGGAACATCCAGAATATAGAGAAGgcagagaagatggaggaagagtgatGATATTGACCACACTCCTTCCCTGCTTCACTGCAAGAAAGGCCTGAGCCAGGGTCAAGCAGAATTTTGAATTAGGTGTGACACTAATGTTAAACTGGACTGGCCTGGACATTTCAATGCCTGAAATAGAGGTGCAATTACTAAAATGAGACTTGTCACTAAAATCTATGAGATTCAGGATTCAGGATAGATCCTGAATAGATCCTTATAGAGGGAGAGATTCAACAAAACTTGCTTGTAAAGCTATggttagagagaaaaataaagcccttTCCTTCTGGACTTATTAGCTCATTCAATAAACTGGTTTCATAATTAATAGTTATAAAGAAATTAGCCTTAATGAAATTGTATTAGAGTCATCTTCTGTCTGCATTAGCTCTTCCTGCTCTTCAGGAGAGCACTTACTTTCTTCCACAGGCCCTCTCCCGAATGGTAAATTTTCTCTAGCCTCTGTTGGACTTGTTCCCTAAACTAAAAAATCCCCAAGCCAACAAACGAAACCAAAACAGCAAACAACAACTGggccctggtggcggagtggttaagaatccgcctgcaaatgcagggaacacaggtttgattgctggtctgggaaaatctcacattctgcggagcaactaagcccgtgcaccataactactgagcctgcactcttgagcctgtgagccacaactactgagcctgcatgccacagctactgaagcctgtatatctagagcccatgctccgcaacaggaggagccactgcagtgagaagcccgcgcaccacaagtaagagtagaccccactcgccacaactagagaaaagcccgtgcgcagcaacaaagacccaatgcagccaaaaataaaataaataaaaaataattaaattcataaAAAAAGCAAACTACGTCACACATTCTAAATgatcaaatcttttaaaatggttCC comes from the Kogia breviceps isolate mKogBre1 chromosome 6, mKogBre1 haplotype 1, whole genome shotgun sequence genome and includes:
- the TLR6 gene encoding toll-like receptor 6, translating into MTKDKEFAVRNLHFVYILTLVFGTIIHFSDESEFVVDMSKIGLIRVRKDLSPKTKVLDMSQNYISELHLSDIGFLSGLQVLRLSHNRIQCLDISIFKFNQDLEYLDLSHNRLQKISCHPITTSLKHLDLSFNDFDALPICKEFGNLTQLNFLGLSATKLQQLDLLPIAHLHLSCILLDLEGYFVKENEKESLQILNTKELHLVFHPDSFFSVRVNISVNSLGWLQLTNIKLNDDNCQVLIKFLSELTRGPTLLNFTLNHMETTWKCLVGVFQFLWPKPVEYLNIYNLTIVESISKEVFIYHETTLKALNIEHVINRVFIFSQTALYTVFSEMTVPMLTISDTPFVHMLCPQKPSKFTFLNFTQNIFTDSVFQNCHTLARLETLILQKNELKDLFKVGLMTKGMLSLEILDVSWNSLEYDRHDGNCTWVGSIVVLNLSSNILTDSVFRCLPPRVKVLDLHNNRIRSIPKDVTSLETLQELNVASNSLAHLPGCGTFSSLSILIIDYNSVSNPSADFFQSCQKISSLKAGNNPFQCTCELRDFIQSVGQVSSEVVEGWPDSYKCDYPESYKGTPLKDFHVSQLSCNTALLIVTIGVPGLVLAVTMTVLCIYLDLPWYLRMVFQWTQTRRRARNVPLGELQRALQFHAFISYSEHDSAWVKNELVPCLEKEDIRICLHERNFVPGKSIVENIINCIEKSYKSIFVLSPNFVQSEWCHYELYFAHHNLFHEGSNNLILILLEPIPQNSIPGKYHKLRALMAQRTYLEWPKEKSKHGLFWANIRAAFNIKLILVTENDDVKA